In Rodentibacter haemolyticus, the DNA window CAACACGGTAGATTTTGGTGTTTGGGTCAATTTCACCAAGTCGTTCATTTTTAACATAAGCATCCGCCCTCTTTAAATTAAGATGAGCATATTTTACATTTCAAAAACAAAAAGTAAATAGTATTGCTTTACAGTTTTTACACCATAGATAAAAAAACGGTCAAATTTGACCGCTCTTAGTGTTATCTTTCGTTATGAATTTCCAAATTCGTTGAATCCTTTTCACGCTTTTTCTTTGCCGAATCATTACGTTGAAAAGCAATGTTATCAAGATATTCCGGTGTAATATCGCCTGTAATATATTCCCCTGTGAAAACGGAGCAATCAAAGCCTTGAATAGTCGGGTTTTCTTGCTGCACCGATTCGGTGAGCGCACTGAGATCTTGGAAAATAAGTTTATCTACGCCAATTAATTTAGCAATTTCATTCACATTTCGACCATGAGCAATGAGTTCATTCTTCGTTGGCATATCAATTCCGTATACATTCGGATAACGAATCTCCGGTGCGGCTGAGGCAAAATAAATTTTCTTCGCCCCGGCAGCTCGTGCCATTTCTACAATTTGTTCTGAAGTCGTGCCTCGTACGATAGAATCGTCCACCAGCAAGACATTTTTACCTTTAAATTCGGCTCTAATGGTATTCAATTTGCGGCGAACGGAACTAATACGCTGTGCTTGCCCCGGCATAATGAAGGTTCGTCCCACATAACGATTTTTAACAAAGCCTTGGCGATAAGGTTTGTTAAGCACACTGGCGATTTGCAATGCAATATCCGTTGAGGTTTCCGGTACGGGAATAACAACATCAATGTTATCCAATTCATCTTGCCATTCGCGGGCGATTTTTTGCCCTAAACGCTCTCCCATATGAACCCGTGCCGCATAAACGGAAACGCCGTCCATAATGGAATCCGGACGGGCAAAATAGACGTATTCAAAAATACAAGGATTTAAGACCGCACTTTCTGCACATTGCTGCGCATAAAGTTTGCCGTCAAATGTTACATAAACGGCTTCTCCCGGTGCGACATCTCTTACGAAATCAAAACCTGCAACATCCAACGCCACCGTTTCGGAAGCAAACATATAATCGGTTTTGCCGTTTTCATCACGTTTACCCAATACGAGAGGACGTATACCGAACGGATCCCGAAATGCGACCATACCATGCCCGATAATCATTGCCAAACAGGCATACGCACCACGCACATCTTTATGGGTTTTGCTTACGGCATAGAAAATATCTTGAGGATCAAGATGATCTTGTGGAATGTTATCCAGGTGATTAGCAAAAATGTTTAACAGTAATTCGGAATCTGAATTGGTGTTGACGTGGCGTCGTGCGGTTTTAAACATTTTTTCCTTTAATTCAGCGGAATTGGTTAAGTTACCGTTATGCACCAAAGTAACCCCGTAAGGCGAATTTACATAAAAAGGTTGCGCTTCCGATACGCTTGAACTGCCTGCGGTGGGATAACGTACGTGCCCCATTCCCGCATTACCTTGTAAACGCAACATATGTTCTTGTCTAAAAATATCACTCACTAAACCATTGGCTTTCCGCAAGCGAAAACGATTTTCGTCATCCACAGTGACAATTCCTGCGGCATCCTGCCCTCGATGTTGTAATAACGTTAATGCTGCATAAATAGATTCATTAACCGGACTTTGGCTAACTATGCCGACAATACCACACATTTCATGATCCTTATTGATTAAGTGTTGAATTTAAGAAACTGGAACTCTCTTGAAGCTGTTGGAAAAACCATTCGATGATAAAGCCGAAGTGTGGAATCAATTTTGACGTTTTCCACCAATCGGATTGTTCAAAATTCGTAAAGGTATCCAAGAAAAATAAGATTGCGGCAACAATTAATACACCGCGCAATAAACCGAATGCCGCACCCAATACACGATCAGTGCCGCTTAACCCTGTTTTATCTACTAATTGGGCGATAACAAAGTTCACGATCCCCCCCACAATAAGTGTGAGAATAAACAAAATACCAATTGCCGTGCCGTTACGCACATATAGGGAGTCAATTTGAGTTAAATAAGTCGCAAGATAAGGATAAAATTGACTTGCCACGATAAAGGCGACAACCCAGCTGGCAAGTGATAGCACTTCGCGTACAAAGCCACGTAACAAACTGACAAGAATAGAAAAAGCGATAATGCCAATAATAATGTAATCGATCATTAAAAAATCTCTCAATAAAAAAGAGCCGCATAAAGCAGCCGGGGTATTCTACAAAAATAAAGCAAAAAAGAAAACGTTTGCGTAAACTAAATTTCTTGCCAGAATGTGCGATCCAATCGCAGCTCCGCTTTCTTCAATACTTCCGCTAAATGTTGATATGTCGGTTTACCCTGTACGATTGGTAAGGGTTCATGAATTTCTTTTAGATATTCGCAAATATCGTAAAACCAAGCCTCACTTTGTACTCCTAAAGGCGATATTGCCCGCCTCCCCAGCCAATATAGACCTTGAAAAGGAATAAGCAAGGCAAAAAGTGCGGTCAAAACCGCAATAGAAAATGCCACCACATCCTGCTTTGCATAAAGTTGCTGCCACACCACGGCAAATACCGCAATTAACGGCATCGCTTTTTGTGCAAAGCGTGTAACCTTTATAATTCGATTTTCAGGAAAAATCATCCCTAACTTCAACGCTTTCGGCCAAGTATCAAGATAAATTTGACCTTTTTTAAAAATAGAAAAAACAGACATAAAATGCTCCCAAAAAAACCGCGCTTATCATACTCTTGTTCATCAAAAGTTTCTATCTCATTAAATTGACTAAAATTTATCCTCTTTTAATTGTGGTTTGATTTTTCTTTAACAAGTGAATTTATTTTATCGCGTAAAAGGTGTATTCTATGCCTCACTTATTCAGTTTGTTCGCCGAGTTCATTAACTGCGAACGAATTTCTATTAACTTTAATCTTACAATAGGTTTCTTATGTCAAAACTTGTTCTTATCCTTAACTGTGGTAGCTCATCACTAAAATTCTCAATCCTTGATCCTATTTCAGGCGATGAAAAATTATCGGGTTTAGCCGAAGCGTTCTATTTGCCGGAAGCCCGTATTAAATGGAAATTGCACGGCGAAAAAGGACAAGCTGACTTAGGTGCGGGTGCTGCTCACACAGAAGCATTAAACTTCATTGTTGAAAATATTTTTACTAAAGATCCTGAATTACAAAATAGTATTTCTGCTATTGGTCATCGTGTTGTTCACGGCGGTGAAAAATTCACAAAATCAGTGCTTATCACCGATGAAGTCTTAAAAGGAATTGAAGATGCAATTCAATTTGCCCCGTTACACAACCCTGCTCACTTAATCGGTATTCGCGAAGCATTCAAATTATTCCCGGCGTTAAAAGATAAAAATGTTGCTGTATTTGATACCGCTTTCCATCAAACAATGCCTGAAGAAGCTTTCTTATACGCGTTGCCGTATTCGCTTTATAAAGAACATGGCGTTCGTCGCTATGGCGCACACGGAACCAGCCATTATTATGTAAGCCGTGAAGCGGCAAAACGCTTAAACATAGCGGAAGATAAAGTAAATGTGATTACTTGTCATTTAGGTAACGGCGGTTCTATTTCTGCGATTCGCCATGGTGAATGTATTGATACGTCAATGGGTTTAACTCCGTTAGAAGGTTTGGTTATGGGTACGCGTTCCGGTGATATCGACCCGGCAATTATGTTCTATATGCATAAAACTTTAGGTATGTCCGTAGATGAAATCGAAACTACATTAACCAAAAAATCCGGTCTTTTAGGCTTGACTGAAGTGACCAGTGACTGCCGTTATGCGGAAGACAACTACGATACAGAAGTACCGGCAAAACGTGCCTTAGACGTATATTGCTACCGTTTGGCAAAATACATCGGTTCTTATATGGCGGTTATCGGTGAACGTTTAGATGCTATCGTATTTACCGGCGGTATCGGTGAAAACTCTGCACATGTGCGTGAGATCACATTAAATCACTTAAAACTTTTCGGTTATCAAATTGATGAAGAGCGCAATCTTGCCGCACGTTTCGGTAATGAAGGCGTCATCACTAAAGAGGGTTCTCCGATTGCAATGGTACTCCCAACCAACGAAGAATTAGTGATCGCACAAGATACAGCGAAACTTTGTTTCTAATTTCATAAACAAACTGCCGAAGTGTTCGGCAGTTTTTCTTTTCATCACTCAATCTATTAAGGTTTATTATGTCCCGTACAATTATCCTTATCCCTGTTAGTGCCGGCGTGGGCTTAACCAGTGTAAGTCTTGGTCTCATTCAATCGCTTGAACAAAAAGGCGCAAAAGTCGGTTTTATGAAACCTATTTCTCAACCTAATTCCGGTGAAGATCGATTGGATCGCACAACCTCTATCGTTCGCTCCAGCACTACACTTGAAACGGCTGAGCCGTTTATGTTAAGCGTGGCGGAATCATTAATCGGTCAGAATCAATCTGACGTGTTGTTAGAAAAAATTGTTGAAAATCATCAACAACTTTCTAAGAACAACGAAATCATCATCGTTGAAGGCTTAATCCCAACCCGTAAACACGGTTATGCAAACAGCATTAACTATGAAATTGCACAGGCATTGGATGCGGAAATCGTTTTAGTTGCCGCCCCTTCAACAGAAACCTCCGCGGAATTAAAAGAACGTGTGGAAGCAGCGGCTTCATTATTTGGCGGTAAACATAACCCTAATCTCTTAGGTGTTGTCGTCAATAAATTCAACGCACCTATTGATGAATCAGGTCGTACCCGCCCGGATTTAACGGAAATTTTTGATTCTTTCCAACACAGCCATAACAGTGAGGCTGAATTAAACAAGTTGTTTGCAAATAGTGCAATTAAGCTACTTGCCTGTGTACCATGGTCTGCGGATCTCATCGCAACCCGAGCGATCGATTTGGTAAAACATCTCGGTGCAACAATTATTAATGAAGGCGATATCAACCGCCGTATCCGCGGTATCACTTTCTGTGCGAGAAGTTTACCAAATATGGTAGAACACTTCCGTGCCGGTAGTTTATTAGTGGTTTCGGCAGATCGCCCTGATGCGATTGTGGCGGCAGCTTTGGCAGCCTCAAACGGTGTTGAAATCGGTGGTATGCTCTTAACCGGCGGCTATAAAATTGATGCACAAATCAATAAACTTTGCCAACACGTATTTGAAACGACTAAATTGCCAATCTTCCGTATTGAGGGCAATACATGGCAAACCGCATTAAATCTGCAAAGTTTCAACCTTGAAGTGCCGGTTGATGATAAAGAACGTATCGAAAATATTAAAGACTATATGAGCCAACAATTCGATACACAATTTATTGACGGTCTAGTTGCAGCTTCGACACGCTTACGCCGTTTATCGCCACCGGCGTTCCGTTTCCAATTAACCGAATTAGCCCGTGCAGCGAAAAAACGTATCGTGTTACCTGAAGGTGATGAACCTCGTACAATCAAAGCCGCCGTGCTTTGTGCGGAACGTGGTATTGCCGAATGTGTCTTATTAGCCGATCCTGCTTCCGTTCAACGTGTTGCCGAAGCACAAGGCGTTCAATTAGGCAAAGGTATCACCATCATCAATCCTGCTGATGTACGTGAAAACTATGTCGATCGTTTAGTTGAACTCCGTAAAGCAAAAGGAATGACTGAAGCGGCTGCACGTGAACAATTGGAAGATACGGTCGTGCTTGGTACGATGATGTTAGAGGCAAATGAAGTGGACGGTTTAGTATCCGGCGCAGTTCACACCACTGCCAATACGATCCGCCCACCAATGCAAATTATCAAAACTGCGCCGGGTAGTTCAATTGTTTCTTCTATCTTCTTTATGTTGCTACCGGATCAAGTTCTTGTATATGGCGACTGTGCGGTAAATCCGGATCCGACCGCAGAACAATTAGCAGAAATCGCAATTCAATCTGCCGATTCTGCAAAAGCATTCGGTATTGATCCGAAAGTTGCGATGATCTCTTACTCAACCGGTACATCAGGTAGCGGTGCGGATGTAGAAAAAGTTAAAGAAGCGACACGTATCGCAAAAGAAAAACGCCCGGATTTATTAATTGATGGTCCTTTACAATACGATGCAGCCGTAATGGAAGACGTTGCCCGTTCTAAAGCACCTAACTCCCCTGTGGCAGGTAAAGCAACCGTATTCGTATTCCCTGATTTAAACACCGGTAACACCACTTATAAAGCGGTTCAACGTTCTGCCGATTTAGTGTCTATCGGCCCAATGTTACAAGGTATGCGTAAACCGGTTAACGATTTATCCCGTGGTGCGTTGGTCGATGATATTGTGTACACTATTGCATTAACGGCAATTCAAGCGACACAAGCATAATTTAAAACTCATACGAAAATGACCGCACTTTTTGAAGTGCGGTCATTTTTTATGGTAATTTTTAAGATTCGATTGATTTCAATAATGTTAAAAGTTGTAGCCCAATCTCTCTGCGCCAGCCAACTAATAAATCCGGTAACTTATCTTGCGGTTCATTGTGCAGCCAAACCCACTTTATAAGATCTTCTAAACTTCGTTTGCTTGCTAAAATCTCTA includes these proteins:
- a CDS encoding acetate kinase; translation: MSKLVLILNCGSSSLKFSILDPISGDEKLSGLAEAFYLPEARIKWKLHGEKGQADLGAGAAHTEALNFIVENIFTKDPELQNSISAIGHRVVHGGEKFTKSVLITDEVLKGIEDAIQFAPLHNPAHLIGIREAFKLFPALKDKNVAVFDTAFHQTMPEEAFLYALPYSLYKEHGVRRYGAHGTSHYYVSREAAKRLNIAEDKVNVITCHLGNGGSISAIRHGECIDTSMGLTPLEGLVMGTRSGDIDPAIMFYMHKTLGMSVDEIETTLTKKSGLLGLTEVTSDCRYAEDNYDTEVPAKRALDVYCYRLAKYIGSYMAVIGERLDAIVFTGGIGENSAHVREITLNHLKLFGYQIDEERNLAARFGNEGVITKEGSPIAMVLPTNEELVIAQDTAKLCF
- a CDS encoding CvpA family protein, with the translated sequence MIDYIIIGIIAFSILVSLLRGFVREVLSLASWVVAFIVASQFYPYLATYLTQIDSLYVRNGTAIGILFILTLIVGGIVNFVIAQLVDKTGLSGTDRVLGAAFGLLRGVLIVAAILFFLDTFTNFEQSDWWKTSKLIPHFGFIIEWFFQQLQESSSFLNSTLNQ
- the yfbV gene encoding terminus macrodomain insulation protein YfbV → MSVFSIFKKGQIYLDTWPKALKLGMIFPENRIIKVTRFAQKAMPLIAVFAVVWQQLYAKQDVVAFSIAVLTALFALLIPFQGLYWLGRRAISPLGVQSEAWFYDICEYLKEIHEPLPIVQGKPTYQHLAEVLKKAELRLDRTFWQEI
- the pta gene encoding phosphate acetyltransferase — protein: MSRTIILIPVSAGVGLTSVSLGLIQSLEQKGAKVGFMKPISQPNSGEDRLDRTTSIVRSSTTLETAEPFMLSVAESLIGQNQSDVLLEKIVENHQQLSKNNEIIIVEGLIPTRKHGYANSINYEIAQALDAEIVLVAAPSTETSAELKERVEAAASLFGGKHNPNLLGVVVNKFNAPIDESGRTRPDLTEIFDSFQHSHNSEAELNKLFANSAIKLLACVPWSADLIATRAIDLVKHLGATIINEGDINRRIRGITFCARSLPNMVEHFRAGSLLVVSADRPDAIVAAALAASNGVEIGGMLLTGGYKIDAQINKLCQHVFETTKLPIFRIEGNTWQTALNLQSFNLEVPVDDKERIENIKDYMSQQFDTQFIDGLVAASTRLRRLSPPAFRFQLTELARAAKKRIVLPEGDEPRTIKAAVLCAERGIAECVLLADPASVQRVAEAQGVQLGKGITIINPADVRENYVDRLVELRKAKGMTEAAAREQLEDTVVLGTMMLEANEVDGLVSGAVHTTANTIRPPMQIIKTAPGSSIVSSIFFMLLPDQVLVYGDCAVNPDPTAEQLAEIAIQSADSAKAFGIDPKVAMISYSTGTSGSGADVEKVKEATRIAKEKRPDLLIDGPLQYDAAVMEDVARSKAPNSPVAGKATVFVFPDLNTGNTTYKAVQRSADLVSIGPMLQGMRKPVNDLSRGALVDDIVYTIALTAIQATQA
- the purF gene encoding amidophosphoribosyltransferase; amino-acid sequence: MCGIVGIVSQSPVNESIYAALTLLQHRGQDAAGIVTVDDENRFRLRKANGLVSDIFRQEHMLRLQGNAGMGHVRYPTAGSSSVSEAQPFYVNSPYGVTLVHNGNLTNSAELKEKMFKTARRHVNTNSDSELLLNIFANHLDNIPQDHLDPQDIFYAVSKTHKDVRGAYACLAMIIGHGMVAFRDPFGIRPLVLGKRDENGKTDYMFASETVALDVAGFDFVRDVAPGEAVYVTFDGKLYAQQCAESAVLNPCIFEYVYFARPDSIMDGVSVYAARVHMGERLGQKIAREWQDELDNIDVVIPVPETSTDIALQIASVLNKPYRQGFVKNRYVGRTFIMPGQAQRISSVRRKLNTIRAEFKGKNVLLVDDSIVRGTTSEQIVEMARAAGAKKIYFASAAPEIRYPNVYGIDMPTKNELIAHGRNVNEIAKLIGVDKLIFQDLSALTESVQQENPTIQGFDCSVFTGEYITGDITPEYLDNIAFQRNDSAKKKREKDSTNLEIHNER